Proteins encoded by one window of Streptacidiphilus sp. PB12-B1b:
- a CDS encoding polysaccharide deacetylase family protein gives MWTAGIAWDGAGYQIACLHADGRAVPASRFRANDITGMVAHLHAVCGTGVTCVVDSTNGLLDGPLRDAGLRVLRADPWELPARPAGGSVPAHLLARRGAAAEGRLAETDTRSGSLKGRDLDDMYRTSATIAEALAREGRCLKRGPAHLRQVALTFDDGPGGADTGRILDVLRDYGVPATFFCVGLHAQAEPATVARIADEGHAIGNHTWSHPFLPDLTRDEVLFQLDATARAIADVTGQQPTLVRPPYGAQTPDSMAWVADHGLTTVLWGQDTNDWSQPGAEAIRANALTGIGNGSVVLMHDAGGDRSQTVAALPGVIEALLADGYSLVTVDQMLTGGA, from the coding sequence ATGTGGACAGCCGGAATAGCCTGGGACGGCGCCGGGTACCAGATCGCCTGCCTGCACGCCGACGGCCGGGCCGTCCCGGCGTCGCGCTTCCGGGCCAACGACATCACGGGCATGGTCGCCCACCTGCACGCCGTCTGCGGTACCGGGGTGACCTGCGTGGTCGACAGCACCAACGGGCTGCTCGACGGCCCGCTGCGCGACGCCGGCCTGCGGGTGCTGCGCGCGGACCCGTGGGAGCTGCCCGCGCGTCCGGCCGGCGGCTCGGTGCCCGCGCACCTGCTGGCCCGACGCGGAGCCGCCGCCGAGGGGCGGCTGGCCGAGACGGACACCCGGTCCGGCTCGCTCAAGGGCCGTGACCTGGACGACATGTACCGCACCAGCGCGACGATCGCCGAGGCCCTGGCCCGTGAGGGACGCTGCCTGAAGCGCGGCCCGGCCCACCTGCGCCAGGTCGCGCTCACCTTCGACGACGGACCCGGCGGGGCCGACACCGGGCGCATCCTCGACGTACTGCGCGACTACGGCGTTCCGGCGACCTTCTTCTGCGTCGGTCTGCACGCCCAGGCCGAGCCCGCCACCGTGGCCCGCATCGCCGACGAGGGCCACGCCATCGGCAACCACACCTGGTCGCACCCCTTCCTGCCGGACCTGACGCGGGACGAGGTGCTGTTCCAACTCGACGCCACCGCACGGGCGATCGCCGACGTCACCGGGCAACAGCCCACCCTGGTACGGCCGCCCTACGGCGCGCAGACCCCGGACTCCATGGCATGGGTGGCGGACCACGGGCTGACCACCGTCCTGTGGGGCCAGGACACCAACGACTGGTCGCAGCCGGGTGCCGAGGCGATCCGGGCCAATGCGCTGACCGGGATCGGCAACGGCTCGGTGGTGCTGATGCACGACGCCGGTGGCGACCGATCGCAGACCGTCGCCGCCCTGCCCGGCGTCATCGAAGCCCTCCTGGCTGATGGCTACAGCCTGGTGACGGTTGATCAGATGCTGACGGGCGGGGCCTGA
- a CDS encoding polysaccharide deacetylase family protein translates to MAEIRMGGGRTRRSAELAEADRAYADVLADPGGGAGLTGGQVSRRVMLSVAGVTLLSGCGGGGTAVKAGASTAPIAVVRSSPSSPSAPPAPSAGAKVPTPRPSKPVPHRAPIPVQSKPQYYVDAGPKVIALTLDDGPSQYTAQILEILREHRITATFCMLGQQIAQYAGIVKEVAAAGHRITNHTWDHADQTKLSLKAVTDEIDRTNQAMADVGITATMYRAPYGAWNHTVFEAAASAGLRPLDWSVDPRDWARPGVSSIVRSVMSHTHTGSIILDHDGGGDRSQTVAAMRIWLPRLLAAGYTFTTP, encoded by the coding sequence ATGGCAGAAATCAGGATGGGCGGCGGACGGACCCGACGCAGCGCCGAACTCGCCGAGGCGGACCGCGCGTACGCGGACGTGCTGGCCGACCCGGGCGGCGGCGCGGGGCTGACCGGGGGGCAGGTGTCCCGGCGGGTCATGCTGTCCGTTGCCGGAGTGACCCTGCTCAGCGGGTGTGGAGGCGGCGGCACGGCGGTGAAGGCGGGTGCCTCCACCGCCCCGATCGCCGTCGTCCGCTCCTCCCCCTCGTCTCCTTCGGCGCCCCCTGCGCCGTCGGCCGGTGCGAAGGTGCCCACCCCGCGCCCGTCGAAGCCGGTGCCGCACCGCGCTCCGATCCCGGTGCAGAGCAAACCGCAGTACTACGTGGACGCCGGACCGAAAGTCATCGCCCTCACCTTGGACGACGGACCGAGCCAGTACACCGCGCAGATCCTGGAGATTCTCCGCGAGCACCGGATAACCGCGACCTTCTGCATGCTGGGCCAGCAGATAGCCCAGTACGCCGGTATCGTCAAGGAGGTGGCCGCGGCCGGGCACCGCATCACCAACCACACCTGGGACCACGCGGACCAGACCAAGTTGAGCCTGAAGGCGGTCACCGACGAGATCGACCGCACCAACCAGGCCATGGCGGACGTCGGCATCACCGCGACCATGTACCGTGCGCCCTACGGCGCGTGGAACCACACCGTCTTCGAGGCCGCGGCCAGTGCCGGTCTGCGTCCGCTGGACTGGTCCGTCGATCCGCGCGACTGGGCCCGGCCCGGCGTGTCGAGCATCGTGCGCAGCGTCATGAGTCACACCCACACCGGTTCGATCATCCTGGACCACGACGGCGGCGGCGACCGCTCGCAGACGGTCGCCGCGATGAGGATCTGGCTCCCCCGGCTGCTCGCCGCCGGCTACACCTTCACCACTCCCTGA
- a CDS encoding SpoIIE family protein phosphatase — translation MTRSFNPGEVLLMYTDGLVERRGEDIDASLARLARTQLSVTEDLETLLDALVSQLVTEEPEDDIAVLAARTHPGSRTERPTPAVRLLSQSFLYVRQPTHPRQRPTDQMTGTSERYRHTPRASGGETDTGTATWQKSGWAADGPDAAPNSPRRTARTRTCWPTRAAARG, via the coding sequence GTGACCCGCTCCTTCAACCCGGGCGAGGTGCTGCTGATGTACACCGACGGCCTGGTGGAGCGGCGCGGCGAGGACATCGACGCCTCCCTGGCCCGTCTGGCGCGCACGCAGCTGTCCGTCACCGAGGACCTGGAGACGCTGCTGGACGCGCTCGTGTCCCAGCTGGTCACCGAGGAACCGGAGGACGACATCGCCGTTCTCGCCGCCCGGACGCACCCCGGCAGCCGTACTGAACGGCCCACCCCCGCCGTTCGGCTGCTTTCTCAAAGTTTCCTGTACGTCCGCCAACCAACCCACCCGCGGCAACGTCCTACCGATCAGATGACTGGCACATCTGAGCGATATCGGCACACGCCCCGGGCCTCGGGCGGTGAGACGGATACTGGTACAGCGACATGGCAGAAATCAGGATGGGCGGCGGACGGACCCGACGCAGCGCCGAACTCGCCGAGGCGGACCGCGCGTACGCGGACGTGCTGGCCGACCCGGGCGGCGGCGCGGGGCTGA
- a CDS encoding metallophosphoesterase, translating to MTNSSTSGPCGALLATSDLHISYPENRDIVRELRPRTPQDWLIVAGDIGEVVEEIEWTLGLLSERFAAVVWAPGNHELWTHPSDRVTLRGVERYQHLVQICRRLGVHTPEDPYPLWPGPDGPVRIAPLFIGYDYTFRPAGTATKEEALARAHETGVVCSDEYLLHPDPYPSREAWCAARVAATEQRLAACDPAVPTVLANHYPLVRQPTDVLYYPEFAQWCGTTATADWHTRFNVAAVVYGHLHIPRVTHYDGVRFEEVSVGYPREWRRRGDRAPSGLRQILPEATTR from the coding sequence GTGACGAACAGCAGCACCAGCGGACCTTGCGGCGCCCTCCTCGCCACCAGCGACCTGCACATCAGCTACCCGGAGAACCGCGACATCGTCCGGGAGCTGCGGCCCCGGACCCCGCAGGACTGGCTGATCGTCGCCGGCGACATCGGCGAGGTCGTCGAGGAGATCGAGTGGACGCTCGGCCTGCTCAGCGAGCGCTTCGCCGCCGTCGTCTGGGCGCCGGGCAACCACGAGCTGTGGACCCACCCCTCGGACCGGGTGACGCTGCGCGGCGTCGAGCGCTACCAGCACCTGGTGCAGATATGCCGCCGGCTCGGCGTGCACACCCCCGAGGACCCGTACCCGCTCTGGCCCGGCCCCGACGGCCCGGTGCGGATCGCCCCGCTGTTCATCGGCTACGACTACACCTTCCGACCGGCCGGCACCGCCACCAAGGAGGAGGCCCTGGCCCGCGCCCACGAGACCGGCGTGGTCTGCTCCGACGAGTACCTGCTGCACCCCGACCCCTACCCGAGCCGCGAGGCGTGGTGCGCCGCCCGGGTGGCCGCGACCGAACAGCGCCTCGCCGCCTGCGATCCGGCCGTGCCGACCGTGCTGGCCAACCACTACCCGCTGGTGCGCCAGCCCACCGACGTCCTGTACTACCCCGAGTTCGCGCAGTGGTGCGGCACCACGGCCACCGCCGACTGGCACACCCGGTTCAACGTGGCCGCCGTCGTCTACGGCCACCTGCACATCCCCCGGGTCACCCACTACGACGGCGTCCGCTTCGAGGAGGTCTCGGTGGGCTACCCGCGCGAGTGGCGCCGCCGGGGCGACCGGGCGCCGTCCGGACTGCGCCAGATCCTGCCCGAGGCGACCACCCGTTGA
- a CDS encoding chloride channel protein, translating to MVSGDVVSSDVPPGGASAARPADPFAPLRAKGYPVLLVLAGVLGVLLSAGAYGFLQAVDQLQKLLYTDLPRDLGFHGAPVWWPLPLLGAAGLLVGCSVQYLPGNGGHQPAEGLSTGGVAPAEELPGILLAALASLCLGAVIGPEAPLIALGGGLAVYAVRLIRPGTDAKVQAVVGAAGSFAAVSALLGSPLIGAFLLMEASGLGGATLGIVLLPGLLAAGLGDLVFIGLGSWTGLGAGTLSIPKLPEIGHPNVAQFGWALVIGVAAAFVGTGVRRLALLVQPRVNRRRLLLTPLAGLAVAGLAIAYAEGSGMSSSEVLFSGQSALPHLLLHQADYTVGALALLLACKWLGYAASLAAFRGGPIFPALFLGATGGILLAHLPGLPVIAGAAMGMGALSVALLRLPMTAVLLATLLLGSDGVTVMPLVIVAVVVCQVTASRLTPPPTRAASAAPAAAAA from the coding sequence GTGGTGTCAGGCGACGTGGTGTCATCGGACGTACCCCCAGGCGGCGCCTCCGCGGCGCGGCCGGCCGACCCCTTCGCGCCCCTGCGGGCCAAGGGGTATCCGGTGCTGCTGGTGCTCGCGGGGGTGCTCGGCGTCCTGCTGTCGGCGGGCGCGTACGGCTTCCTCCAGGCGGTCGACCAGCTCCAGAAGCTGCTGTACACGGATCTGCCCCGGGATCTCGGCTTCCACGGGGCGCCGGTGTGGTGGCCGCTGCCGCTGCTGGGAGCAGCCGGGCTGCTGGTCGGCTGCTCCGTCCAGTACCTGCCCGGCAACGGCGGCCACCAGCCGGCCGAGGGGCTGTCCACGGGCGGCGTCGCGCCCGCCGAGGAACTGCCCGGCATTCTGCTGGCGGCCCTGGCCTCGCTCTGCCTCGGCGCGGTGATCGGGCCCGAGGCCCCGCTGATCGCGCTGGGCGGCGGTCTGGCCGTGTACGCCGTACGCCTGATCCGGCCGGGCACCGACGCCAAGGTGCAGGCGGTGGTCGGGGCGGCAGGCAGCTTCGCCGCCGTCAGCGCCCTGCTCGGCTCGCCGCTGATCGGCGCCTTCCTGCTGATGGAGGCGTCCGGACTGGGCGGCGCGACGCTCGGGATCGTGCTGCTGCCGGGGCTGCTGGCGGCCGGGCTCGGCGACCTGGTCTTCATCGGCCTCGGCTCCTGGACCGGGCTCGGGGCGGGCACCCTGTCCATCCCGAAGCTGCCCGAGATCGGCCACCCCAATGTGGCGCAGTTCGGCTGGGCGCTGGTCATCGGGGTGGCCGCGGCGTTCGTCGGCACCGGCGTACGGCGGCTGGCGCTGCTCGTCCAGCCCCGGGTGAACCGCCGACGGCTGCTGCTGACGCCGCTCGCGGGGCTGGCCGTGGCCGGGCTCGCCATCGCGTACGCCGAGGGCAGCGGGATGTCTTCGTCCGAGGTGCTGTTCTCCGGCCAGAGCGCCCTGCCGCACCTGCTGCTGCACCAGGCGGACTACACGGTCGGGGCGCTGGCGCTGCTGCTCGCCTGCAAGTGGCTCGGCTACGCGGCCTCGCTGGCGGCCTTCCGGGGCGGCCCCATCTTCCCGGCGCTGTTCCTGGGCGCGACCGGCGGCATCCTGCTCGCCCACCTGCCCGGGCTGCCGGTCATCGCCGGGGCGGCCATGGGCATGGGAGCGCTGTCGGTCGCCCTGCTGCGGCTGCCGATGACGGCCGTGCTGCTGGCCACGCTGCTGCTGGGATCGGACGGGGTGACGGTGATGCCGCTGGTGATCGTGGCGGTCGTGGTCTGCCAGGTGACCGCGTCCAGGCTCACCCCGCCGCCGACCCGGGCGGCCTCGGCAGCACCGGCGGCGGCAGCGGCCTGA
- a CDS encoding M24 family metallopeptidase: protein MHEETTRAEKLLDAQAKAVELFAELERRELITPGQSERAVSDRVRDLANEMFDVKRYWHKRIIRSGPNTLLPYRENPPDRVLAEDDIVFADFGPLFEEWEADFGRTFVLGDDPVKHRLRDDLPEVFAAGRRYFEARPDITGEELYAEVVRLSEAAGWTFGHTHSGHLVGEFPHELIDGDRIQSYIAPGSDGPMRRTDRAGHRAHWILEVHLIDREGGFGGFHEELLDL from the coding sequence ATGCATGAGGAGACGACGCGTGCCGAGAAGCTGCTGGACGCGCAGGCCAAGGCCGTTGAGCTGTTCGCCGAGCTGGAGCGCCGCGAGCTGATCACCCCCGGGCAGAGCGAGCGGGCGGTGAGCGACCGCGTCCGCGACCTGGCCAACGAGATGTTCGACGTGAAGCGCTACTGGCACAAGCGGATCATCCGCTCCGGCCCGAACACCCTGCTCCCCTACCGGGAGAACCCGCCGGACCGCGTCCTCGCGGAGGACGACATCGTCTTCGCCGACTTCGGCCCGCTCTTCGAGGAGTGGGAGGCCGACTTCGGGCGCACCTTCGTCCTCGGCGACGACCCGGTCAAGCACCGACTGCGCGATGACCTGCCCGAGGTCTTCGCGGCCGGGCGGCGCTACTTCGAGGCCCGGCCGGACATCACCGGCGAGGAGCTGTACGCCGAGGTGGTGCGGCTGTCCGAGGCGGCGGGCTGGACCTTCGGCCACACCCACTCCGGGCACCTGGTGGGCGAGTTCCCGCACGAGCTGATCGACGGGGACCGGATCCAGTCGTACATCGCCCCCGGCAGCGACGGGCCCATGCGCCGCACCGACCGCGCCGGGCACCGGGCCCACTGGATCCTGGAGGTCCACCTGATCGACCGCGAGGGCGGCTTCGGCGGCTTCCACGAGGAGCTGCTCGACCTCTAG
- a CDS encoding flavin reductase family protein: MSVDQALHPEQLRRVFGAFPTGVTAVAALVDGRPVGIAASSFTSVSLDPPLVSVCVAHTSSTWPVLRGRGRLGVSVLGAHQERACRQLAGRGPDRFASLDWRATADGAVLLEDAGAWLDCSVEQVIRAGDHDIVLLRVHELDADPAVPPLVFHASGFRRLSA; this comes from the coding sequence ATGAGCGTCGACCAGGCCCTGCACCCGGAGCAGCTGCGGCGCGTCTTCGGCGCCTTCCCGACCGGGGTGACCGCGGTCGCCGCGCTGGTCGACGGCAGACCGGTCGGCATCGCCGCCAGCTCCTTCACCTCGGTGTCGCTCGATCCGCCGCTGGTCTCGGTCTGCGTCGCGCACACCTCGTCCACCTGGCCGGTGCTGCGCGGCCGCGGACGGCTGGGCGTCAGCGTCCTCGGCGCGCACCAGGAGCGGGCCTGCCGACAGCTGGCCGGGCGCGGCCCGGACCGGTTCGCGTCGCTGGACTGGCGCGCCACCGCCGACGGCGCGGTCCTGCTGGAGGACGCCGGCGCGTGGCTGGACTGCAGCGTCGAGCAGGTGATCCGGGCGGGCGACCACGACATCGTGCTGCTGCGGGTGCACGAGCTGGACGCCGATCCGGCCGTCCCGCCGCTGGTCTTCCACGCCAGCGGCTTCCGCCGGCTCTCCGCCTGA
- a CDS encoding NADPH-dependent FMN reductase, with protein MSVVVLVGNPRPQSRTREAAELVAGRLTDRQPDRTVELADLGPALFDPQDPRVAEAAAEVQGASLLVVASPTYKASYTGLLKLFLDGLGSGSLAGVTAVPLLLGAHWRHSLAAELQLKPVLVELGATVPTRGLFLLDADYTASEELEKWLTAARPQVAASLGAEPVRVVS; from the coding sequence GTGAGCGTCGTCGTCCTCGTCGGCAACCCCAGGCCGCAGTCCCGCACCCGGGAGGCGGCCGAGCTGGTCGCCGGGAGACTGACGGACCGTCAACCCGACCGCACCGTGGAGCTGGCCGACCTCGGGCCGGCCCTGTTCGACCCGCAGGACCCGCGGGTGGCCGAGGCCGCCGCCGAGGTCCAGGGCGCGAGCCTGCTGGTGGTCGCCAGCCCCACCTACAAGGCGTCCTACACCGGGCTGCTGAAGCTGTTCCTGGACGGCCTCGGCTCCGGCTCGCTGGCCGGGGTGACCGCCGTGCCGCTGCTGCTGGGCGCGCACTGGCGGCACTCGCTGGCGGCCGAGCTGCAGCTCAAGCCCGTGCTGGTGGAGCTGGGCGCCACCGTTCCGACCCGGGGCCTGTTCCTGCTGGACGCGGACTACACCGCCTCCGAGGAGCTGGAGAAGTGGCTGACAGCGGCACGGCCGCAGGTGGCGGCGAGCCTGGGCGCCGAACCGGTCCGGGTGGTCTCATGA
- a CDS encoding LLM class flavin-dependent oxidoreductase yields MKFIAITLIVHAPDPVTGVQPSTQERFRQVVDSALLAEQLGFDGFGVGERHERPFISSSPTVVLSHVAALTRRIRLFTAVTTLSLLDPVRAYEDYATLDHLSGGRLELIIGKGNGTAQRELFQVTPEDQWDRNAESYQLFREIWRNDKVTASPKFRPALLDAEVWPRPYQRPVRVWHGSATSRESVDLAARYGDPLFSANVTNTIEPYAALVRYYRERWEHYGHDPAQAAVGAGTAGFYAAPTSQQALADYRPVFEGYLGFHRRQGLEPVFATLEDFVERSSALIGSPEQIIDKVHRYHEQFGHSVLHLHAEPGGLTTAQHRDSLELFQSAVAPVLRRDIPDPPWPWAPVDPADTDTARSDTDTARSDTDTDAASASAHPEAPQEAGPRPASARTTAVRTP; encoded by the coding sequence ATGAAGTTCATCGCCATCACCCTGATCGTGCACGCGCCCGACCCGGTCACCGGCGTCCAGCCGTCCACCCAGGAGCGCTTCCGGCAGGTGGTCGACAGCGCGCTGCTCGCCGAGCAGCTGGGCTTCGACGGGTTCGGCGTCGGCGAGCGGCACGAGCGCCCGTTCATCTCCTCCTCCCCCACCGTCGTCCTCAGCCATGTCGCCGCGCTCACCCGGCGGATCAGGCTGTTCACCGCGGTCACCACGCTGAGCCTGCTGGACCCGGTCCGCGCCTACGAGGACTACGCCACCCTGGACCACCTCTCCGGCGGCCGGCTGGAGCTGATCATCGGCAAGGGCAACGGCACCGCCCAGCGCGAACTGTTCCAGGTCACCCCCGAGGACCAGTGGGACCGCAACGCCGAGTCGTACCAGCTGTTCCGGGAGATCTGGCGCAACGACAAGGTCACCGCCTCGCCGAAGTTCCGTCCGGCGCTGCTGGACGCGGAGGTCTGGCCCCGGCCGTACCAGCGGCCGGTCCGGGTCTGGCACGGCAGCGCCACCAGTCGCGAGTCGGTGGACCTGGCCGCCCGCTACGGCGATCCGCTGTTCTCCGCCAACGTGACCAACACGATCGAGCCCTACGCCGCCCTCGTCCGCTACTACCGCGAGCGCTGGGAGCACTACGGGCACGACCCGGCGCAGGCCGCGGTGGGCGCGGGCACGGCCGGCTTCTACGCCGCGCCGACCTCGCAGCAGGCCCTCGCCGACTACCGGCCGGTCTTCGAGGGCTACCTGGGCTTCCACCGGCGGCAGGGCCTGGAGCCGGTGTTCGCCACCCTGGAGGACTTCGTCGAACGCAGCTCCGCCCTGATCGGCAGCCCGGAGCAGATCATCGACAAGGTGCACCGCTACCACGAGCAGTTCGGCCACAGCGTGCTGCACCTGCACGCCGAGCCGGGCGGGCTGACCACCGCGCAGCACCGCGACTCGCTGGAGCTGTTCCAGTCCGCCGTCGCCCCGGTGCTGCGCCGCGACATCCCCGACCCGCCGTGGCCCTGGGCCCCGGTCGACCCCGCCGACACCGACACCGCCCGCTCCGACACCGACACCGCCCGCTCCGACACCGACACCGACGCCGCCTCCGCCTCCGCCCATCCGGAGGCCCCGCAGGAGGCCGGACCCCGACCGGCGTCCGCCCGCACCACCGCCGTCCGCACGCCGTGA